Proteins encoded in a region of the Streptomyces sp. NBC_00258 genome:
- a CDS encoding ArsA-related P-loop ATPase — protein sequence MSRLQVVSGKGGTGKTTVAAALALALATEGKRALLVEVEGRQGIAQLFEAQALPYEERKIAVAPGGGEVFALAIDPELALLDYLQMFYKLGSAGRALKKLGAIDFATTVAPGLRDVLLTGKACEAVRRKDKRGRFAYDYVVMDAPPTGRITRFLNVNDEVAGLAKIGPIHNQAQAVMRVLKSPETAVHMVTLLEEMPVQETADGIAELRAARLPVGRIIVNMVRPAILDETDLALTREAPRTAIAKSLSAAGLGGARRGGVAERLVDPLLTQADEYAERYALERDQRAVLQGLDLPLHELPLLAEGMDLGGLYELAKELRQQGIS from the coding sequence GTGAGCAGGCTCCAGGTCGTCAGCGGCAAGGGCGGTACCGGCAAGACCACGGTCGCCGCAGCACTCGCGCTCGCCCTAGCGACCGAGGGCAAACGTGCCCTTCTGGTCGAGGTCGAGGGCAGGCAGGGCATCGCGCAGCTCTTCGAAGCGCAGGCCCTGCCCTACGAGGAGCGGAAGATCGCCGTCGCTCCCGGTGGCGGGGAGGTGTTCGCCCTGGCCATCGATCCCGAACTGGCCCTTCTGGACTACCTCCAGATGTTCTACAAACTCGGCAGCGCAGGACGCGCGCTGAAGAAGCTCGGCGCCATCGACTTCGCGACCACCGTCGCGCCGGGCCTCAGGGACGTCCTCCTGACGGGCAAGGCCTGCGAGGCCGTGCGCCGCAAGGACAAGCGCGGGCGCTTCGCGTACGACTACGTGGTGATGGACGCGCCGCCGACCGGCCGGATCACCCGCTTCCTGAACGTGAACGACGAGGTGGCGGGGCTCGCCAAGATCGGCCCGATACACAATCAGGCGCAGGCCGTCATGCGGGTGCTCAAGTCGCCCGAGACGGCCGTGCACATGGTGACGCTCCTGGAGGAGATGCCCGTCCAGGAGACCGCGGACGGCATCGCCGAGCTGCGCGCCGCACGGCTGCCGGTGGGGCGGATCATCGTGAACATGGTGCGGCCCGCGATCCTCGACGAGACCGATCTGGCGCTCACCCGCGAGGCACCGCGCACGGCCATCGCCAAGTCGCTGTCCGCCGCCGGACTCGGCGGCGCGCGCCGCGGCGGGGTCGCCGAGCGGCTGGTGGATCCGCTGCTGACCCAGGCCGACGAGTACGCCGAGCGGTACGCCCTGGAGCGCGACCAGCGGGCCGTGCTCCAGGGCCTGGACCTCCCCCTGCACGAACTCCCGCTGCTCGCCGAGGGAATGGACCTCGGGGGCCTGTACGAACTCGCCAAGGAACTGCGTCAGCAAGGGATCTCATGA
- a CDS encoding DUF4177 domain-containing protein — translation MTKWEYSTVPLLVHATKQILDTWGEDGWELVQVVPGPNNPEQLVAYLKREKAA, via the coding sequence ATGACCAAGTGGGAATACTCAACCGTGCCGCTGCTCGTCCACGCCACGAAGCAGATTCTGGACACCTGGGGCGAGGACGGCTGGGAGCTCGTCCAGGTCGTGCCCGGGCCGAACAACCCCGAGCAGCTCGTCGCCTATCTGAAGCGCGAGAAGGCCGCATGA
- a CDS encoding RidA family protein, with product MSAVEAKLAELGLTLPDVVPPLAAYQPAVQSGVYVYTAGQLPMVDGKLPVTGKVGAEVTPEEAKELARTCALNALAAVKSVVGDLDRIARVVKVVGFVASASDFTGQPAVLNGASELLGEVLGEKGVHARSAVGVAVLPLDAPVEVEVLVELTHA from the coding sequence ATGAGCGCCGTCGAGGCGAAGCTGGCCGAGCTCGGACTGACCCTGCCGGACGTCGTACCGCCGCTGGCCGCGTACCAGCCCGCGGTGCAGTCGGGTGTGTACGTGTACACGGCCGGCCAGCTCCCGATGGTGGACGGCAAGCTTCCGGTCACCGGCAAGGTGGGCGCGGAGGTCACGCCGGAGGAGGCCAAGGAGCTGGCCCGCACCTGTGCCTTGAACGCCCTCGCGGCGGTCAAGTCGGTCGTGGGTGACCTCGACCGCATCGCGCGCGTGGTGAAGGTCGTCGGCTTCGTCGCCTCGGCGTCCGACTTCACGGGCCAGCCCGCCGTGCTGAACGGCGCGAGCGAACTGCTCGGCGAGGTCCTCGGCGAAAAGGGCGTGCACGCGCGCAGCGCGGTCGGCGTGGCGGTGCTCCCGCTGGACGCGCCCGTCGAGGTCGAGGTCCTGGTGGAGCTGACGCACGCGTAG
- a CDS encoding NUDIX hydrolase gives MANGQWYPPEWPERIRALAEGTLTPVAPRRAATVMLLKDTDSTPVVHMLRRRASMAFAGGAYAYPGGGVDPRDDDRQIRWAGPTRAWWASRLGVDETTAQAIVCAAVRETYEEAGVLLAGPTEDTVVGDTTGEEWEADRAALVARDLSFAEFLERRGLVLRSDLLGAWTRWITPEFEPRRYDTWFFVAALPEGQRTRNASTEADRTVWIRPADARDGYDKGDLLMMPPTIATLRQLGAYATAAEALAAAPGRDMTPVLAQARLEGGELVLSWPGHDEFTKHIPTGGASA, from the coding sequence ATGGCGAATGGGCAGTGGTATCCCCCCGAGTGGCCCGAGAGAATCCGCGCGCTCGCGGAGGGCACGCTCACACCGGTCGCCCCCAGGCGGGCGGCCACCGTCATGCTGCTCAAGGACACCGACTCCACCCCCGTCGTACACATGCTGCGCAGACGCGCCTCCATGGCCTTCGCCGGAGGCGCGTACGCGTATCCGGGCGGCGGAGTCGACCCCAGGGACGACGACCGGCAGATCCGCTGGGCGGGCCCCACGCGCGCGTGGTGGGCGTCCCGGCTCGGCGTCGACGAGACCACCGCCCAGGCGATCGTCTGCGCGGCGGTGCGCGAGACGTACGAGGAGGCGGGAGTCCTGCTCGCCGGGCCCACCGAGGACACCGTGGTCGGCGACACCACCGGCGAGGAGTGGGAGGCGGACCGTGCGGCCCTGGTCGCCCGTGACCTCTCCTTCGCGGAGTTCCTGGAGCGCCGGGGGCTCGTCCTGCGCTCCGACCTCCTCGGCGCCTGGACCCGCTGGATCACCCCGGAGTTCGAGCCCCGCCGCTACGACACCTGGTTCTTCGTGGCCGCGCTCCCGGAGGGCCAGCGCACCCGCAACGCCTCCACGGAGGCCGACCGCACCGTCTGGATCCGCCCCGCGGACGCGAGGGACGGCTACGACAAGGGCGACCTCCTGATGATGCCGCCCACCATCGCGACCCTGCGCCAGCTCGGCGCGTACGCCACCGCCGCCGAGGCCCTCGCCGCGGCGCCCGGACGCGACATGACGCCTGTCCTGGCCCAGGCCCGCCTGGAAGGCGGCGAGCTGGTCCTCAGCTGGCCCGGCCACGACGAGTTCACCAAGCACATCCCGACCGGTGGAGCCTCCGCATGA
- a CDS encoding MBL fold metallo-hydrolase yields the protein MTDAAALPGQPRGGVLSGPATARAVNVLAPNASAMTLDGTNTWIVAEPDSELAVVIDPGPLDDVHLRNVVDTAEKAGKRVALTLLTHGHPDHAEGAARFAELTGTKVRALDPALRLGDEGLAAGNVVTTGGLELRVVSTPGHTADSLCFHLPADRAILTGDTILGRGTTVVAHPDGRLGDYLDSLRRLRSLTVDDGVHMVLPGHGPVLEDAQGAVEFYLAHRAHRLAQVETAVEDGYTTSSQVVAHVYADVDRSLWPAAELSVLAQLDYLREHGLIGDA from the coding sequence ATGACCGACGCCGCCGCCCTTCCCGGCCAGCCACGGGGCGGGGTGCTCTCCGGCCCCGCCACCGCACGTGCCGTCAACGTCCTCGCGCCCAACGCCTCCGCGATGACCCTGGACGGCACGAACACCTGGATCGTGGCCGAGCCGGATTCCGAACTGGCGGTGGTGATCGACCCGGGGCCGCTGGACGACGTACACCTCCGGAATGTTGTAGACACCGCGGAGAAGGCCGGCAAGCGGGTCGCGCTGACCCTGCTCACGCACGGACACCCGGACCACGCGGAGGGCGCGGCGCGGTTCGCGGAACTGACCGGCACGAAGGTGCGGGCGCTCGACCCGGCACTGCGGCTCGGGGACGAGGGCCTGGCGGCCGGGAACGTCGTCACCACGGGCGGCCTGGAGCTGCGTGTCGTGTCCACCCCCGGCCACACCGCCGACTCGCTCTGCTTCCATCTGCCCGCCGACCGGGCCATCCTGACCGGCGACACGATCCTGGGCCGGGGCACCACGGTCGTCGCGCACCCCGACGGGCGCCTGGGCGACTACCTGGACTCCCTGCGGCGTCTTAGGTCCCTCACGGTCGATGACGGGGTGCACATGGTCCTGCCGGGCCACGGGCCCGTCCTGGAGGACGCCCAGGGCGCCGTCGAGTTCTACCTCGCCCACCGCGCCCACCGCCTCGCCCAGGTCGAGACGGCGGTCGAGGACGGCTACACGACCTCTTCCCAGGTCGTCGCCCACGTCTACGCCGACGTCGACCGCTCCCTGTGGCCGGCGGCGGAGCTGTCGGTGCTGGCGCAGCTGGACTATCTCCGGGAGCACGGGCTCATCGGGGACGCTTGA
- a CDS encoding nucleotidyltransferase domain-containing protein, producing the protein MPNKGLDARGYIEREGSPGLIPRAFRPVVATARDRVLDVFGARLHSAYLYGSIPRGTARVGRSDLDLLLVLREEPTDADRTDARSLDESLDKEFPQIDGSGTLLVGRAQVLSDLERHDLGWFVACLCTPLLGEDLAEELPRYRPDALLARETNGDLALFLPRWRERIAEAGASEQSLRPLVRSMSRHLVRTGFTLVMPRWNGWTSDLTEMAEVFGAYYPERAAQLREAAVLGYEPTGDAAVLRSYVDDLGPWLAEEYARVHGIKKPRP; encoded by the coding sequence ATGCCGAACAAGGGGCTCGACGCCCGGGGATACATCGAACGCGAAGGATCTCCGGGGCTGATCCCGCGCGCGTTCCGGCCCGTCGTGGCCACGGCCCGCGACCGGGTGCTGGACGTCTTCGGGGCGCGGCTGCACAGCGCGTACCTGTACGGGTCGATTCCGCGCGGCACCGCGCGCGTGGGCCGCTCCGACCTGGACCTGCTCCTCGTCCTGCGCGAGGAGCCCACGGACGCGGACCGTACGGACGCCCGCTCGCTCGACGAGTCGCTCGACAAGGAGTTCCCTCAGATCGACGGGTCGGGGACGCTGCTGGTCGGCCGGGCGCAGGTGCTGAGCGACCTGGAGAGGCACGACCTCGGCTGGTTCGTGGCCTGCCTCTGTACGCCGCTGCTGGGCGAGGACCTCGCCGAGGAGTTGCCCCGCTACCGGCCCGACGCGCTCCTCGCCCGGGAGACGAACGGCGACCTCGCCCTGTTCCTCCCGCGGTGGCGCGAGCGGATCGCCGAGGCGGGCGCCTCGGAGCAGTCCCTGCGGCCCCTCGTGCGCTCCATGTCCCGCCATCTCGTCCGCACCGGCTTCACCCTCGTCATGCCCCGCTGGAACGGCTGGACGAGCGATCTGACGGAGATGGCCGAGGTGTTCGGCGCGTACTACCCGGAGCGGGCCGCGCAACTGCGGGAGGCGGCCGTGCTCGGGTACGAGCCGACCGGCGATGCCGCCGTCCTGCGGTCGTACGTCGACGATCTCGGGCCATGGCTCGCCGAGGAGTACGCGCGCGTGCACGGCATCAAGAAACCGCGCCCCTAG
- a CDS encoding Crp/Fnr family transcriptional regulator has protein sequence MDDVLRRAPLFAALDDEQAAELRASMSEVTLARGDALFHEGDPGDRLYVVTEGKVKLHRTSPDGRENMLAVLGPGELIGELSLFDPGPRTATASALTEVKLLGLGHGDLQPWLNARPEVAAALLRAVARRLRKTNDQMSDLVFSDVPGRVARALLDLSRRFGVQSEEGIHVVHDLTQEELAQLVGASRETVNKALADFAGRGWLRLEARAVILLDVERLAKRSR, from the coding sequence GTGGACGACGTTCTGCGGCGCGCCCCGCTCTTCGCGGCGCTCGATGACGAGCAGGCCGCGGAGCTCCGCGCCTCCATGAGTGAGGTGACCCTCGCACGCGGAGACGCGCTCTTTCACGAGGGCGACCCCGGAGACCGCCTGTACGTGGTCACCGAGGGCAAGGTGAAGCTCCATCGCACATCCCCCGACGGCCGCGAGAACATGCTGGCGGTCCTCGGCCCCGGCGAGCTCATCGGCGAGCTGTCGCTGTTCGACCCGGGCCCGCGCACGGCGACCGCCAGCGCGCTGACCGAGGTCAAGCTGCTCGGCCTCGGCCACGGCGACCTCCAGCCCTGGCTGAACGCGCGGCCCGAGGTGGCCGCCGCCCTGCTGCGCGCCGTCGCCCGGCGTCTGCGCAAGACCAACGACCAGATGTCCGACCTGGTCTTCTCCGACGTGCCGGGCCGCGTGGCCCGCGCGCTCCTGGACCTCTCGCGCCGCTTCGGCGTGCAGTCCGAGGAGGGCATCCACGTCGTGCACGACCTGACCCAGGAGGAGCTGGCCCAGCTCGTCGGCGCCTCCCGCGAGACGGTCAACAAGGCGCTCGCCGACTTCGCGGGCCGCGGCTGGCTCCGCCTGGAGGCCCGCGCGGTCATCCTGCTGGACGTGGAGCGCCTCGCGAAGCGCTCGCGCTAG
- the nth gene encoding endonuclease III, whose amino-acid sequence MAATAKKAAAVKRAASAKKAAAPSRKAAASKQAAAAKRTAKKSTPSKALAKKSAPSTAPAKKASASRAPAAKTTPAAKNAPAGKTTPATKNAPARKNAPVKATARKSAPAKKAAPAAVTPAKSTPAKAASVKATPAKSAPTKVAPAKPPRNESHTALVRRARRINRELAEVYPYAHPELDFENPFQLVVATVLSAQTTDLRVNQTTPALFGKYPTPEDLAAANPEEVEEILRPTGFFRAKTKSVIGLSKALRDDFGGEVPGRLEDLVKLPGVGRKTAFVVLGNAFGRPGITVDTHFQRLVRRWQWTDQTEPDKIEAAIGGLFPKSEWTMLSHHVIFHGRRICHARKPACGACPIAPLCPAYGEGETDPEKAQKLLKYEKGGFPGQRLNPPQSYLDAGGIAAPPLGATAPGAPASGASAPGAPVSAGPAPGSPAREAG is encoded by the coding sequence ATGGCCGCGACCGCGAAGAAGGCCGCCGCCGTCAAGAGAGCCGCGTCCGCCAAGAAGGCTGCCGCCCCGAGCAGGAAGGCTGCCGCGAGCAAGCAGGCTGCCGCCGCGAAGAGGACCGCCAAGAAGAGCACGCCGTCCAAAGCACTCGCCAAGAAGAGCGCACCATCCACGGCACCGGCCAAGAAGGCCTCGGCGTCGAGGGCACCCGCGGCGAAGACCACGCCCGCGGCGAAGAACGCACCCGCGGGGAAGACCACGCCTGCGACGAAGAACGCACCCGCGAGGAAGAACGCGCCTGTGAAGGCGACCGCCAGGAAATCCGCACCCGCCAAGAAAGCCGCACCCGCCGCAGTGACCCCCGCCAAATCCACTCCCGCCAAAGCAGCCTCCGTCAAAGCCACTCCCGCCAAATCCGCCCCCACCAAAGTCGCCCCCGCCAAGCCTCCCCGGAACGAGTCGCACACGGCACTCGTCCGGCGGGCGCGCCGTATCAACCGTGAGCTCGCCGAGGTGTACCCGTACGCCCACCCGGAGCTGGATTTCGAGAACCCCTTCCAGCTGGTGGTCGCCACGGTCCTGTCGGCGCAGACGACCGACCTGAGGGTGAACCAGACGACGCCGGCGCTCTTCGGGAAGTACCCCACGCCCGAGGACCTGGCCGCGGCGAACCCGGAGGAGGTCGAGGAGATCCTCCGGCCGACCGGGTTCTTCCGGGCCAAGACCAAGTCGGTGATAGGCCTCTCCAAGGCGCTGCGGGACGACTTCGGGGGCGAGGTCCCCGGCCGCCTCGAAGACCTCGTCAAACTGCCCGGCGTGGGCCGCAAGACCGCCTTCGTCGTCCTCGGCAACGCCTTCGGCCGCCCCGGCATCACCGTCGACACCCACTTCCAGCGGCTCGTACGACGCTGGCAGTGGACCGACCAGACGGAGCCCGACAAGATCGAGGCGGCCATCGGCGGGCTCTTCCCGAAGAGCGAGTGGACGATGCTCTCGCACCACGTGATCTTCCACGGCCGCCGTATCTGTCACGCCCGCAAGCCCGCCTGCGGTGCCTGCCCGATCGCCCCGCTCTGCCCGGCGTACGGAGAGGGCGAGACGGACCCGGAGAAGGCCCAGAAGCTCCTGAAGTACGAGAAGGGCGGCTTCCCGGGCCAGCGCCTCAACCCTCCGCAGTCGTACCTTGACGCGGGCGGCATCGCCGCACCCCCGCTGGGAGCGACCGCGCCCGGCGCACCCGCGTCCGGAGCCTCCGCCCCCGGCGCACCCGTCTCCGCCGGCCCCGCGCCCGGTTCACCCGCGCGGGAGGCGGGATGA
- a CDS encoding NUDIX hydrolase, producing the protein MTRASHTHDMQDGDLVLTKDGLPGWLDPVVHAVETVEPLQLSRFLPPEDGGGRQSAVLILFGEGEFGPELLLMERASSLRSHAGQPSFPGGALDPEDGDPKADGPLRAALREAEEETGLDPRGVQLFGVLPKLYIPVSGFVVTPVLGWWREPTPVGVVDPAETARVFTVPVADLTDPGNRATAVHPRGHAGPAFLVESALVWGFTAGIIDRLLHYAGWERPWDRDKQVPLDWRA; encoded by the coding sequence ATGACGCGCGCGAGTCACACGCACGACATGCAGGACGGCGATCTGGTCCTGACCAAGGACGGCCTGCCGGGCTGGCTGGACCCGGTGGTGCATGCGGTGGAGACGGTGGAGCCGCTCCAGCTGAGCCGCTTCCTGCCGCCGGAGGACGGCGGCGGGCGCCAGTCGGCCGTGCTGATCCTGTTCGGCGAGGGGGAGTTCGGCCCCGAGCTGCTGCTCATGGAGCGGGCGAGTTCGCTCAGGTCGCATGCCGGGCAGCCGTCGTTCCCCGGTGGCGCCCTCGACCCCGAGGACGGCGACCCGAAGGCCGACGGGCCGTTGCGGGCCGCTCTCCGCGAGGCCGAGGAGGAGACCGGGCTCGACCCCCGAGGTGTCCAGCTCTTCGGCGTGCTCCCGAAGCTCTACATCCCGGTGAGCGGCTTCGTGGTCACCCCTGTGCTGGGCTGGTGGCGTGAGCCGACACCGGTCGGCGTGGTCGACCCGGCGGAGACGGCCCGCGTCTTCACGGTCCCCGTGGCGGATCTCACGGACCCCGGCAACCGCGCGACGGCCGTGCACCCGCGCGGCCACGCAGGTCCGGCATTCCTGGTCGAATCCGCCCTGGTCTGGGGCTTCACGGCCGGAATCATCGACCGCCTCCTGCACTACGCGGGCTGGGAACGACCTTGGGACCGCGACAAGCAGGTCCCGCTCGACTGGCGCGCATGA
- a CDS encoding MarP family serine protease: MNVLDILLLVAAVWFAIVGYRQGFVVGILSVIGFLGGGLVAVYLLPVIWGAMTDDAEVGTTAAVVAVVVVIVCASVGQALTTHLGNKLRRYITWSPARALDATGGALVNVVAMLLVAWLIGSALAGTTLPTLGKEVRNSKVMLGVDRALPNQADTWFAGFSSVLAQNGFPQVFSPFSNEPINDVDPPDPALASSPVAARAQRSIVKVTGTAQSCGKVLEGTGFVFGPRRVMTNAHVVGGVDEPYVQIGGEGKRYAAKVVLYDWERDIAVLDVPDLNAPALKFTTKEATRGDDAIVAGFPENGSYTVNPARVRGPITANGPDIYHRGTVQRKVYSVFATVRQGNSGGPLLTATGEVYGVVFAKSLDDADTGYALTVEEVQEDITKGRTANQQVGSDSCAL, encoded by the coding sequence GTGAACGTGCTGGACATCCTGTTGCTGGTCGCCGCCGTGTGGTTCGCGATCGTGGGCTATCGCCAGGGGTTCGTCGTAGGCATCCTGTCGGTGATCGGATTCCTGGGCGGCGGTCTCGTCGCGGTCTACCTCCTGCCGGTCATCTGGGGCGCGATGACGGACGACGCGGAGGTCGGCACGACCGCCGCCGTCGTCGCCGTGGTCGTCGTGATCGTCTGCGCCTCGGTCGGCCAGGCCCTCACCACCCATCTCGGCAACAAACTGCGCCGGTACATCACCTGGTCCCCGGCCCGCGCCCTGGACGCCACGGGCGGCGCCCTCGTCAACGTCGTGGCGATGCTCCTCGTCGCCTGGCTGATCGGCTCGGCCCTGGCCGGTACGACACTGCCGACGCTCGGCAAGGAGGTCCGCAACTCCAAGGTGATGCTCGGCGTGGACCGGGCCCTGCCCAACCAGGCCGACACCTGGTTCGCCGGCTTCTCCTCGGTCCTCGCGCAGAACGGCTTCCCGCAGGTCTTCAGCCCCTTCTCGAACGAGCCGATCAACGACGTGGATCCCCCCGACCCGGCCCTCGCGAGCAGCCCGGTCGCCGCCCGCGCCCAGCGTTCCATCGTCAAGGTCACCGGCACCGCCCAGAGCTGCGGCAAGGTCCTCGAAGGCACCGGATTCGTCTTCGGCCCGCGCCGCGTGATGACCAACGCCCATGTGGTGGGCGGCGTGGACGAGCCGTACGTCCAGATAGGCGGCGAGGGCAAGCGGTACGCCGCGAAGGTCGTCCTCTACGACTGGGAGCGCGACATCGCCGTACTCGACGTACCCGATCTGAACGCGCCCGCCCTGAAGTTCACCACCAAGGAAGCGACCAGGGGGGACGACGCGATCGTCGCGGGCTTCCCGGAGAACGGCTCGTACACGGTCAACCCGGCGCGGGTGCGCGGACCCATCACGGCCAACGGCCCGGACATCTACCACCGGGGCACCGTGCAGCGGAAGGTCTACTCCGTGTTCGCGACCGTGCGCCAAGGCAACTCCGGCGGCCCGCTGCTCACCGCGACCGGCGAGGTGTACGGCGTGGTGTTCGCGAAGTCCCTCGACGACGCCGACACGGGGTACGCGCTGACCGTGGAAGAGGTCCAGGAGGACATCACCAAGGGTCGTACCGCCAACCAGCAGGTGGGCAGCGACAGTTGCGCGCTGTAG
- a CDS encoding alpha/beta fold hydrolase encodes MTDPATPSAQPTSVVRLDVPGGKQVTHRDVAANGARFHIAEMGDGPLVLLLHGFPQFWWTWRHQLVALSDAGFRAVAMDLRGIGGSDRTPRGYDPANLALDITGVVRSLGEPDAALVGHDLGGYLAWTAAVMRPKLVRRLVVSSMPHPRRWRSAMLSDMKQTAAGSYIWGFQRPWIPERQLLADEGALVGELVRDWSGPRLPDDEAVEAYRRAMLIPSTAHCSLEPYRWMVRSMARPDGIQFNRRMKRPVRVPTLHLHGSLDPVMRTRSAAGSGEYVEAPYRWRLFDGLGHFPHEEDPVAFSTELVNWLKDPEPDR; translated from the coding sequence ATGACGGACCCCGCCACACCTTCGGCACAGCCCACCTCGGTCGTACGGCTCGACGTGCCCGGCGGAAAACAGGTGACCCACCGGGATGTCGCCGCCAACGGCGCGCGCTTCCACATCGCCGAGATGGGCGACGGACCGCTCGTCCTGCTGCTGCACGGCTTCCCGCAGTTCTGGTGGACCTGGCGGCATCAGCTGGTGGCGCTCTCCGACGCGGGCTTCCGCGCGGTCGCGATGGACCTGCGGGGCATCGGCGGCAGCGACCGCACCCCGCGCGGCTACGACCCCGCCAACCTCGCCCTCGACATCACCGGCGTCGTACGGTCCCTCGGCGAGCCCGACGCCGCGCTCGTCGGCCACGACCTCGGCGGCTACCTGGCATGGACCGCGGCCGTGATGCGCCCCAAGCTGGTCCGCCGGCTCGTGGTCTCCTCGATGCCGCACCCCCGGCGCTGGCGCTCCGCGATGCTCTCGGACATGAAGCAGACCGCGGCCGGCTCGTACATCTGGGGCTTCCAGCGACCCTGGATCCCCGAGCGCCAACTGCTCGCCGACGAGGGGGCCCTGGTCGGCGAACTCGTCCGGGACTGGTCCGGGCCGCGGCTGCCGGACGACGAGGCCGTGGAGGCGTACCGGCGGGCGATGCTCATCCCGTCGACGGCGCACTGCTCGCTGGAGCCGTACCGGTGGATGGTCCGCTCGATGGCCCGTCCGGACGGTATTCAGTTCAACCGCCGTATGAAGCGGCCGGTGCGGGTGCCGACGCTGCATCTGCACGGCTCGCTCGATCCGGTGATGCGCACACGGAGTGCCGCAGGGTCCGGGGAGTACGTCGAAGCGCCGTACCGCTGGCGCCTGTTCGACGGGCTCGGGCACTTTCCCCACGAGGAGGATCCCGTGGCTTTCTCCACCGAACTGGTGAACTGGCTGAAGGACCCCGAGCCGGACCGCTGA
- a CDS encoding phage holin family protein, with protein sequence MSAPDGSPVGAERSIGQLFASATTEMSALVHDEIALAKAQLKRDVKRGAVGGGAFTAAGAVLIFSLPMLSFALAYGIRTWSDWNLAVCFLLSFAANVVVAGVLALIGVIFAKKAKKGQGPQKTAASVKESAAVLQNVKPHPRQVTAADPVGDTVKAVARSSS encoded by the coding sequence ATGAGCGCACCCGACGGCAGCCCGGTCGGCGCCGAACGCAGCATCGGCCAGCTGTTCGCCTCGGCGACGACCGAGATGTCCGCGCTGGTGCACGACGAGATCGCACTGGCGAAGGCGCAGCTCAAGCGGGACGTCAAGCGCGGAGCGGTCGGCGGCGGCGCGTTCACGGCGGCCGGTGCGGTACTGATCTTCTCCCTGCCCATGCTGAGCTTCGCCCTGGCGTACGGCATCCGCACCTGGAGCGACTGGAACCTGGCGGTCTGCTTCCTGCTGTCGTTCGCCGCGAACGTCGTGGTCGCGGGCGTCCTCGCGCTGATCGGCGTGATCTTCGCCAAGAAGGCCAAGAAGGGCCAGGGCCCGCAGAAGACGGCCGCCTCGGTCAAGGAATCGGCTGCCGTACTGCAGAACGTGAAGCCGCACCCCCGTCAGGTGACCGCGGCCGACCCGGTCGGTGACACCGTCAAGGCTGTGGCACGCTCGTCCTCATGA